From the genome of Blautia pseudococcoides, one region includes:
- the nudC gene encoding NAD(+) diphosphatase codes for MIQDIAPHIYHNEYLPHEPQKDSVLLCYKKDRIFMKAADGEISFPTYSEAEAVFPAVKDLWTYLFTIDETAYYLVSQLAFEEMPNYTLEKTDSLRTLSPRHLIFAGITGHQLYKWYKGRRFCGCCGRKMKPDKKERMMYCPNCHTMEYPKLSPAVIVAVRNGEKLLLSKYAGREFTNYALIAGFAEIGEPIEDTVRREVMEEVGLKVKNLRFYKSQPWSFTDTLLFGFFCDLDGDDTICLDEEELALAVWMERSQIPVDEYEISLTREMMTLFKNGLDDKIQL; via the coding sequence ATGATTCAGGATATTGCACCACATATTTACCACAACGAATATCTGCCCCATGAACCCCAAAAGGACAGTGTGCTGCTCTGCTATAAAAAAGACCGGATTTTTATGAAGGCTGCGGACGGGGAAATCTCCTTTCCCACCTATTCCGAAGCGGAAGCTGTATTTCCCGCTGTAAAAGACCTGTGGACTTACCTTTTTACCATAGATGAAACTGCCTATTACCTGGTATCCCAGCTTGCTTTTGAAGAGATGCCAAACTATACCCTTGAAAAGACGGACAGTTTGCGCACATTAAGCCCCCGCCATCTTATCTTTGCGGGCATCACGGGACATCAGCTCTATAAATGGTATAAAGGCCGCAGATTCTGCGGCTGCTGCGGCAGAAAGATGAAACCGGACAAAAAAGAACGTATGATGTACTGTCCCAACTGCCACACTATGGAATACCCAAAGCTCTCCCCAGCCGTTATTGTAGCTGTTAGAAACGGAGAAAAACTGCTTCTGTCAAAATATGCAGGCCGTGAGTTTACAAACTATGCCCTGATCGCAGGGTTTGCGGAAATCGGCGAACCCATTGAGGATACTGTTAGGCGCGAAGTCATGGAGGAGGTTGGCCTCAAGGTAAAGAATCTCCGCTTTTACAAAAGCCAGCCCTGGTCTTTCACGGACACTCTGCTCTTCGGCTTTTTCTGTGACCTGGACGGGGATGACACCATCTGCCTGGATGAGGAAGAGCTGGCTCTGGCCGTATGGATGGAGCGTTCCCAGATTCCTG
- a CDS encoding DUF5721 family protein, giving the protein MIALQVQDVKEFMSRLLIGTDFDAFWLCEANVTTFVSYKIDGSLHKEFFDSEQAEMLHETERTFSTWKEIKPFCFSIMKGKHTPLHFKIVFQLSRQNVEKLLTGSGLSWTPADVFGLYLNLQYDGSHVNCTTGTSLKTFSMDKSLDRVWDEMVTKFFRQQQIPVLPV; this is encoded by the coding sequence ATGATAGCTTTACAGGTACAGGATGTAAAAGAATTTATGTCCCGTCTGCTTATAGGAACCGATTTTGATGCTTTCTGGCTTTGTGAGGCCAATGTGACCACATTTGTCTCCTACAAAATTGACGGTTCCCTCCACAAGGAGTTCTTTGATTCAGAACAGGCGGAAATGCTCCATGAGACTGAGCGCACCTTCTCTACGTGGAAGGAGATCAAACCCTTCTGCTTCTCCATCATGAAAGGAAAACATACCCCGCTGCACTTTAAAATCGTGTTCCAGCTCTCCAGGCAGAATGTAGAAAAACTGCTGACAGGAAGCGGACTTTCCTGGACACCGGCAGATGTCTTCGGCCTGTATCTGAACCTGCAGTACGACGGCAGTCATGTGAACTGCACAACAGGCACGTCCCTCAAAACCTTCTCCATGGACAAGTCCCTGGACCGGGTGTGGGATGAAATGGTAACAAAATTCTTCAGGCAGCAGCAGATTCCTGTACTGCCTGTCTGA
- a CDS encoding DegV family protein, which produces MRYKIVIDSCGELIERWKEDPAIERASLTLTVDEEDIVDDESFDQAYFLKRVAESPNCPKSSCPSPERYMEAYDCEADHVYAVTLSSELSGSYNSAVLGRNLLLESQPEKKIHIFNSRSASVGETLIALKIEECESKDMEFEDIVREVDAYIESQNTYFVLESLETLRKNGRLSNLKAFVATALKIKPVMGATPEGTIIQLDQARGINKALMKMVDYIVERSADSADRILGISHCNCRERAEIVRDAILKRIPVKDVVLLDTAGVSSMYANDGGIIVVI; this is translated from the coding sequence ATGAGATATAAAATAGTAATAGACAGCTGCGGAGAATTAATAGAACGTTGGAAAGAAGACCCGGCCATTGAGCGGGCATCCCTGACTCTTACTGTCGATGAAGAAGATATTGTGGATGATGAGAGCTTTGATCAGGCATATTTCTTAAAAAGAGTGGCAGAATCACCCAACTGTCCCAAATCCTCATGTCCCTCCCCGGAGAGATATATGGAGGCCTATGACTGTGAGGCTGACCATGTGTATGCAGTGACACTCTCCTCAGAACTGAGCGGCTCCTATAACAGCGCTGTTCTCGGCAGGAACCTTCTTCTGGAGAGCCAGCCTGAGAAAAAGATCCATATATTTAATTCACGCTCCGCGTCTGTGGGCGAGACCCTGATCGCTCTGAAGATCGAAGAGTGTGAGAGCAAGGATATGGAGTTCGAGGATATTGTCCGGGAGGTGGATGCTTATATTGAAAGCCAGAACACTTATTTCGTACTGGAAAGCCTTGAGACCCTGCGCAAGAACGGACGCCTGAGCAATCTGAAGGCGTTTGTGGCAACAGCCCTGAAGATAAAGCCTGTCATGGGAGCTACCCCGGAAGGCACGATCATACAGCTTGACCAGGCAAGAGGCATCAACAAAGCGCTGATGAAGATGGTGGACTATATTGTGGAGCGCTCAGCAGACAGTGCGGACAGAATTCTGGGTATTTCACACTGTAACTGCCGGGAACGGGCAGAGATTGTGAGAGATGCCATTTTGAAACGGATTCCGGTAAAAGATGTGGTCCTTTTAGATACAGCGGGTGTCAGCAGCATGTATGCCAACGACGGCGGGATTATTGTGGTGATTTAA
- a CDS encoding acyltransferase domain-containing protein encodes MQNHETNVLKQEWIDNLHLFTGEMEYPQEAAESLTQSLEQVFQCPEVLHILTSADCTYSENIHMDYKKVLEELKAVSPRCGVHTYTLHMLFFIILSRKTRKIYEERSIAPEIFRASMMDLHWKLLECRKMFGIWGTSVADWQIWWFEVKRFALGRFQYELVPFEGTYEKNGVTLHPGDLVINVHIPSCGRLVREEYMKSYAMAADFFRDAFTNRPMVFLCESWMLFPEHRIFLPKTSNILGFMQDYDIYKEEYNNGDLWRIFYEDYEKPAEELPGDTGLQRAYRSWLMEGHQAGLGFGIFIYKQY; translated from the coding sequence ATGCAAAATCATGAGACAAATGTTTTAAAGCAGGAATGGATAGATAACCTGCATCTGTTCACCGGTGAGATGGAGTATCCGCAGGAGGCTGCCGAATCTCTTACGCAGTCCCTGGAACAGGTATTCCAATGCCCGGAAGTGCTCCATATACTTACATCTGCTGACTGCACATACAGCGAAAACATCCATATGGACTATAAAAAAGTCCTGGAAGAGCTGAAGGCGGTCTCCCCGCGCTGCGGTGTCCACACCTATACCCTGCACATGCTCTTTTTCATTATCCTGTCACGAAAAACCAGGAAAATTTACGAGGAGCGGAGCATCGCACCTGAAATCTTCCGTGCATCCATGATGGACCTGCACTGGAAGCTGCTGGAATGCCGCAAAATGTTCGGTATTTGGGGCACCAGTGTGGCTGACTGGCAGATATGGTGGTTTGAGGTCAAACGTTTTGCTCTGGGACGTTTCCAGTATGAACTGGTGCCGTTTGAGGGAACTTATGAAAAAAATGGTGTAACTCTGCATCCGGGGGACCTTGTTATCAATGTGCACATCCCCTCCTGCGGACGGCTTGTGAGAGAGGAATATATGAAATCCTACGCCATGGCTGCGGACTTTTTCCGGGATGCTTTTACAAACAGGCCTATGGTCTTTCTGTGTGAATCCTGGATGCTGTTTCCCGAACACAGGATTTTTCTTCCAAAAACATCCAATATTCTGGGATTTATGCAGGATTATGATATCTATAAAGAGGAGTATAACAACGGAGATCTGTGGAGAATCTTTTATGAGGATTATGAAAAACCGGCAGAAGAACTGCCGGGAGATACCGGGCTCCAGAGAGCTTACCGCTCCTGGCTGATGGAAGGCCATCAGGCAGGCCTAGGTTTCGGCATTTTTATTTATAAACAATACTGA